The following are from one region of the Salvia splendens isolate huo1 chromosome 2, SspV2, whole genome shotgun sequence genome:
- the LOC121760895 gene encoding AP-3 complex subunit sigma-like isoform X3, with translation MIRGVIIMNDQGKPRLIKFYEFQPPEKQQELVRSIYRVLCSRAENVSNFIKADSLFGPDVRLVYKTFATLYFVFIFDKSENELAVIDLMQVFVETLNKCFREVCELDIVFNFYKVHTILDEIIMGGQVLETSSEEVGKEWQFDDSIYSWLAEMIATELC, from the exons ATGATACGAGGAGTGATCATAATGAACGATCAAGGCAAGCCTCGCCTCATCAAATTCTATGAATTTCAG CCGCCGGAGAAGCAGCAGGAGCTAGTTCGAAGCATTTACAGAG TTTTGTGCAGTAGAGCAGAGAACGTCAGTAATTTCATTAAAGCGGATTCACTTTTTGGGCCG GATGTACGGCTTGTTTATAAAACTTTTGCAACGTTGTACTTTGTCTTCATATTTGACAAATCTGAAAATGAGCTGGCGGTGATCGATCTTATGCAAG TATTTGTGGAGACATTGAACAAGTGTTTCCGAGAGGTATGCGAGCTTGACATAGTGTTCAATTTTTACAAG GTCCATACAATTTTAGATGAGATCATAATGGGCGGCCAAGTACTCGAGACAAGTTCTGAAGAG GTTGGAAAAGAGTGGCAATTCGATGATTCCATCTATTCCTGGTTGGCAGAGATGATAGCAACTGAACTTTGTTAA
- the LOC121770934 gene encoding transcription factor RADIALIS-like, which yields MASSSMKWSAKENKDFERALAEFGENSPDRWGNVARAVGTRTPEEVKAHYQILLQDVKHIESGKVPLPTHWNVSSSSSDEDEKPKVG from the exons ATGGCATCAAGCTCCATGAAGTGGAGTGCTAAGGAGAACAAGGATTTCGAGAGGGCGTTGGCGGAGTTTGGGGAGAACAGTCCGGACCGGTGGGGCAATGTGGCGAGGGCGGTGGGCACTCGCACACCGGAGGAGGTGAAGGCCCACTACCAGATCCTCCTCCAAGATGTCAAACATATTGAGAGCGGCAAAGTTCCCCTTCCCACACACTGGAACGTCTCCAGTTCCAGCTCCGACGAG GACGAGAAGCCGAAAGTGGGTTGA
- the LOC121760895 gene encoding AP-3 complex subunit sigma-like isoform X2 yields MIRGVIIMNDQGKPRLIKFYEFQPPEKQQELVRSIYRVLCSRAENVSNFIKADSLFGPDVRLVYKTFATLYFVFIFDKSENELAVIDLMQVFVETLNKCFREVCELDIVFNFYKVHTILDEIIMGGQVLETSSEEVASAVDAISRLEKSGNSMIPSIPGWQR; encoded by the exons ATGATACGAGGAGTGATCATAATGAACGATCAAGGCAAGCCTCGCCTCATCAAATTCTATGAATTTCAG CCGCCGGAGAAGCAGCAGGAGCTAGTTCGAAGCATTTACAGAG TTTTGTGCAGTAGAGCAGAGAACGTCAGTAATTTCATTAAAGCGGATTCACTTTTTGGGCCG GATGTACGGCTTGTTTATAAAACTTTTGCAACGTTGTACTTTGTCTTCATATTTGACAAATCTGAAAATGAGCTGGCGGTGATCGATCTTATGCAAG TATTTGTGGAGACATTGAACAAGTGTTTCCGAGAGGTATGCGAGCTTGACATAGTGTTCAATTTTTACAAG GTCCATACAATTTTAGATGAGATCATAATGGGCGGCCAAGTACTCGAGACAAGTTCTGAAGAGGTTGCCAGTGCAGTTGATGCCATCTCAag GTTGGAAAAGAGTGGCAATTCGATGATTCCATCTATTCCTGGTTGGCAGAGATGA
- the LOC121760895 gene encoding AP-3 complex subunit sigma-like isoform X1, with amino-acid sequence MIRGVIIMNDQGKPRLIKFYEFQPPEKQQELVRSIYRVLCSRAENVSNFIKADSLFGPDVRLVYKTFATLYFVFIFDKSENELAVIDLMQVFVETLNKCFREVCELDIVFNFYKVHTILDEIIMGGQVLETSSEEVASAVDAISRPLSLSLSLPLSLRVCVCARALVSSCEWVLRCNRHLLLQLSLRVLEHGAQKYLWLNSTECFFSSLYFLLFRFV; translated from the exons ATGATACGAGGAGTGATCATAATGAACGATCAAGGCAAGCCTCGCCTCATCAAATTCTATGAATTTCAG CCGCCGGAGAAGCAGCAGGAGCTAGTTCGAAGCATTTACAGAG TTTTGTGCAGTAGAGCAGAGAACGTCAGTAATTTCATTAAAGCGGATTCACTTTTTGGGCCG GATGTACGGCTTGTTTATAAAACTTTTGCAACGTTGTACTTTGTCTTCATATTTGACAAATCTGAAAATGAGCTGGCGGTGATCGATCTTATGCAAG TATTTGTGGAGACATTGAACAAGTGTTTCCGAGAGGTATGCGAGCTTGACATAGTGTTCAATTTTTACAAG GTCCATACAATTTTAGATGAGATCATAATGGGCGGCCAAGTACTCGAGACAAGTTCTGAAGAGGTTGCCAGTGCAGTTGATGCCATCTCAaggcctctctctctctctctctctctccctctctctctgcgtgtgtgtgtgtgcgcgcgcgCGCTCGTCAGTAGTTGTGAATGGGTCCTTAGGTGCAATAGGCATCTCTTGCTGCAACTTAGTCTTAGGGTCTTAGAACATGGTGCCCAAAAGTACCTGTGGCTTAACAGCACGGAGTGCTTCTTTTCATCTCTTTATTTCCTTCTCTTTAGATTTGTTTAA